Within the Populus trichocarpa isolate Nisqually-1 chromosome 14, P.trichocarpa_v4.1, whole genome shotgun sequence genome, the region GGATATGATGAGATTCGGGCTGCCATCAAGGAGGCCAAGGCTGTAAAAGACAAACCCACTTTGATCAAGGTTAGACATATCATCTCTTGTGGTTTGTTTTGAAGTGAGATGGCAAATTGATTTGTTACATTGATTAAATCATATAGGACGTCTTCTGATTAGCCACTGATAGATCACTATAGTGGTTCATTGGTGGCAACATTGGAATtgctattaaaaatattcaataaattaattggaTGGTATGTTTTAAACTTTCCgtacattttattttctttgaaggtCACTACAACCATTGGTTATGGATCTCCAAACAAAGCAAACTCATACAGTGTCCATGGGAGTGCATTGGGTGCCAAGGAAGTTGATGCTACGAGGCAGAACCTTGGATGGCCATTTGAGCCTTTCCATGTTCCAGAGGATGTTAAGCAGTATGTAAACCAAGATTATGTTTCCGTCTGTTTATCATGCTACTTGAGTTGATTTGGTATTTAAAAACTGTCTGGCTTTTTCTTAGGCACTGGAGCCGCCACATCCCAGCTGGTGCTGCTTTCGAAGCCGAATGGAACACCAAGTTTGCTGAGTATGAGAAGAAGTATAGTGAAGAAGCTGCAGAGTTCAAGTCTATCATGACTGGTGAACTACCTACTGGTTGGGAGAAAGCACTTCCCGTGAGTGTAACCTCGACAGTTGTTTTTGCTCTTGATCTTGCCATGAGGACCTCTTTGGTGATTCTATATTTGCATCACCATTAACATGAGTGGTTTATTCTGTCATAATTATGGATGCTGGAAATGGTGTTCCACAATTTGTGCACTCAATAAACTGCCCCACCCTTCAATGCAAAACACAGTTATTAGCAGGGTGTAGAATTGGCTTGTCCTATTTGTGAATTTTTAGAGAAGTGCTTGTGCAAAATTATGACAGTCAGTAGATGTTGCATTTGAAATAAGGGCAatctttttcttactttttttttaattaatgttgcaGACATACACTCCCGAGAGCCCAGCAGATGCCACCAGAAATCTATCTCAGCAAAACTTAAATGCACTTGCAAAAGTGCTCCCTGGTCTTCTTGGTGGCAGTGCAGATCTCGCCTCTTCTAACATGACCTTGTTGAAAATGTTTGGGGACTTCCAAAAGGATACCCCTGAGGAACGCAATGTCAGGTTTGGTGTTAGAGAGCATGGAATGGGAAGCATCTGCAATGGCATTGCACTTCACAGTCCTGGCTTGATTCCCTACTGTGctactttctttgttttcactGACTACATGAGAGGTGCCATAAGGATTTCTGCTTTGAGTGAGGCTGGAGTCATCTATGTCATGACCCATGATTCCATTGGACTTGGAGAAGATGGACCAACCCATCAACCAATTGAGCACTTGGCAAGCTTCCGTGCAATGCCCAACATTCTGATGCTCCGCCCGGCTGATGGAAATGAAACTGCTGGTGCATACAAAGTTGCTGTCCTCAACAGTAAGAGACCCTCTATCCTTGCCCTCTCCAGGCAAAAGCTACCCCAACTTCCCGGAACCTCGATCGAGGGAGTTGAAAAGGGTGGCTACATCATTTCAGATAACTCCTCTGGTAACAAGCCTGATGTCATCCTGATGGGTACTGGTTCAGAGTTGGAAATTGCAGCTAAAGCTGCCGAGGAACTTAGAAAGGAGGGCAAGGCTGTGAGAGTTGTCTCCTTTGTTTCATGGGAGCTTTTTGATGAGCAATCAGTTGCGTACAAGGAAAGTGTTCTGCCAGCAGCTGTAACAGCTAGGGTTAGCATTGAAGCTGGATCAACATTTGGGTGGCAGAAGCTTGTTGGAGCCAAAGGCAAGGCTATTGGAATTGACCGGTTTGGAGCAAGCGCACCAGCAGGTAAAATATACAAGGAGTTTGGTATTACCGCGGAGGCTGTTATCGCAGCAGCCAAAGAAGTTAGCTAGGCGGATCTATATTCGTTCACGATATCTTGCTAAATGCGCATTTGAGGTTTGGATTAGAAAATACAGAGAGGCTGTTCCGGGAGATCTGTTTCATTACTTGGCCTCGTTTGTTTCAATAAAAGACTCAGATTAAATATTCTTCTGCTGCTTGTAAGTGGTCAGTTGAGGAACCTGGATCAAAGATAGAGTTTAGGTTTATGAATAATCCTGAATTTGTAACAACTCTTGGACCTCTCTTGAGTTTTGTAGTTTTCTTTGGTTACTTGAATGAGTTGAAGacgaattattatttttccttcatgTTATTAAGCAGCGCAAAGGTATTTGCTCTGATTCTCAGTTTTCATCTCTCTTTTACTTGTTTTCTGTGTTTACAAAAATGATATCACATTTCAAGCTGCCAGATTATGGAGCGATGGCTAACTAAAGAAGTTGAAACTGCTAGGGTCCACTTACGGCTGTGGAAGGAAGGGAGACCTTGACCAGTCGATAATTTGTGGTTGCTGGAGCTCATAATCTCAGCTTCCTATCTATACATGTTACATCATCCTCTACAACCAAAAGCTactttctattttgtttctaaATGCACACAAGTAGAGGTATTTAGGGCCTACCTTCAAGACATCTACAATGGTTTTATCTGATGTCTATATCGTCGCATTAGTCACATTCATGAAAGAATTTTATATATCCACAGCATATTCTCCCTCTAGGGTTGGGTCATCGCCTCATGGAGATCATCCATAGACCAGGCCCAGAATTTATCTTTCTGCTCTGAGATAACTGGGCTCAGTTTATCCCTTCTAGCAGCCAGTATGTCACAGGCAATTCAAGGCCCATTCTCAGCCAGTATAAGTGAGTGTTTGTTGTTTATCAACtgaattacttttcaaattgttttttcagttaaaaaatattaaattaatatttttatgtatatcttttgatgtgttaatgtaaataataaaaatatgtattaatatatttctaattaaaaaatatttttaaaaaacattataaatctCATTACTATACACACTTATACTTGAAActgctttgtttattttttggttttcgaTCTTTCCATTTTCATAACTAAGACTTTTTCCTTAGCAAGTTTTATAAAACAAGAAGTCCAAGGTTACTAGATGTTTAAGGtcgttttgttattttttaaatgttttgttttaaattaatttttagatatttttagatattattgacaaaaatatatcaaaattaactgGTGTTAATTCCTGTTTTAACAAGACAGACAGACATGAACTAGTATCATGTCAATCCTTTCATTATAATCTTCTTATGTTAGGTTTAAGTCAAATCTTGACAGGCCTGCCAAACTTTTTTCGGAGTATTTATTGGTATGGTACTgattacttttaaataaaaaaaaacatatattaattttttttatttttaatattattatatcaaaacaatttgaaaatataaaaaataataatttaaaataaaaaataaaaaaataatttttttaaaatatttttaaaatacaaatatagtATAATTTGCTTGTGCCATACCTACCCACTTTTTTGGGGCCCACAAAAGGAAGCACAGTTGCTTGGTGCTAAACCAAACCTAAATGACTAGCTAGTACATAGGAGCCAGACAAAGGGTTGGTAACTCGGCATGGAAGCTGATGAAAGACTGGGGATATACACATTATACTGGATTTCCAAGATCAAAACCGGCGCACCCCTGTTCCTGGTGCCAAAAATCTCTAAACTACCCGCAATAAACCCTAAATAAAGATTCCAGTGtacaatattttgattattttcagCACAAGGTACAAGCCAATCATAGCACAAAACCCTGTATTCTGCTATAAAACAGAGTAAGATTAAACAAACTAATAGCAAGccagaaaacttgaaaaattaaatgaagggAAACCTCATCAACATGCTTACCATATTGTataattatcaatttcatcctaaatcaattagaaattagacaaattttctttttgacaACCAAAACACCCCAAGAAAAACACAGGACGATTCCTGCACAGAAGAGCAAAAATGTCTAGTCTTTAACAGATTTGGGATGGAAATAAGAGCTAATGTAATAGTTGGACTAGATTTggaatgaaattgataaaatttattggaTGGGGATGAAATTAAGAGTAAGGCAATAATTTAAGGATAAAAGGggtttccaaaaaataaaagttagttGGTGAATCCAAGTATCCAACTACAACTACACACACAAGCCCaccaaaaactcaaataaaatcaaaccccTTCAAAAAAAACCACGAAGAAAACACAGTGTGGGTGTTGTGTACTTGTGTTGTacaaagaaaagagagacaGTGAAAGCCATGGCTCAAGTGAGCAAAATCAGCAGTGGAGCCCAAAACACCTACACGGTACCTAATCTTTCGAAACCCCAGAACCCCAAATGTTTATCTTCAATTTCCTTTAGATCACAGCTCATTAAAGGGTCTTCTTTGGGATTaaagcaaagtaaaaaaaacggGTGATTGCAGACTAAAGGTTGGACCTTTAAAGGTTCTAGCTTCAGTTGCTACATCAGATAAGCCATCAATTGTACCTGGGATTGTTTTGCAACCCATCAAAGATATTTCTGGTACTGTTACTTTTCCGGGTTCTAAGTCTTTGTCTAATCGGATTCTCCTCCTTGCTGCTCTCTCTGAGGTAatgttttatatgtatatatgatgCTAGAAAttgcttatttcttttttggttttgacgTAATTTTTTTAGTAGCTGGCTTTGTTGCATTCTGGGATGTGAGTTTAATAGAATAGAATTTGAAAAACTGAGGCTTTATTGGtggaaatgaaatttaataggTGAATTGTTAGAGATTTGAGAAATGtggttgaaaggaaaaaaaaacattaatatatagtcaatgtcataaaataaacaaattcaataccatgttaaaaacacaaacaaatacaaGCAACTACCAAAGACATTATTTTATGACATTGACTATATTCAGTAAAAAGACAATATACAGGAGAATGGACTCCACTGACAATGATGATTGTATAGTGAaattcatgataaaataaagattatataGTGATAGATTTTAACTTCTGTTTGCTTTtactttcatataaataaaataaatagctttGAATATTGTATGCAATGTGTTTATTGTCTTACATTTCTTGGCCTGTTAACTTTATTGGCTGTCATTAATGCTTGTTTTCATCTGTCATTCAGGGTACGACTGTTGTTGACAATTTGTTGAATAGTGATGATGTTCATTACATGCTTGGTGCACTCAGAACACTTGGACTATGTTTGGAAGAGAACACGGAACTCGAACAAGTGATCGTAGAAGGTTGTGGTGGTCAGTTTCCAGTGGGAAAAGAAGCAAAGATTGATGTTGGACTTTTCCTTGGAAATGCTGGAACGGCAATGCGGCCATTTACAGCTGCAGTTACTGCTGCAGGTGGAAATTTGAGGTCTGTCTATATTGCTCCACTCCCCACCTtgttctttatttccttttaaataaatattgatgcggacaaaattaatcttacccGTTTAGAGGGGTTGAATAGATGTGCTCTTTTGATCTTTCAAAGTTGGGTGGGGGCGAACTATGTGTAAAATACATTCCTACTGGGTCTCAACAAGCATCAGCTTGTCATAAGCATTAATCACTATCACCAAGTTGAATTCAGATTATAAGCTTGAGGGTGTATAATCCCCATAGGAACAACCCAAGTAGAATAGATTATAATTTCTCAGTGTCATTAtgtattttgaaagtttttacTTGGATCAATGGCCCAATTTTGTTCAATTGTATAATTTACCTGTAGAATACAACAATGGATGGCACTCACTTTATGAGAGTGCATCTCTGTGTCTTTCATATCAATCCTACCATTTCCAGAGCTCTGTACTTACAGtaattccttcttttttgttgGTGGTATCATTCAATACACTTCAGCTACATACTTGATGGGGTGTCACGAATGAGAGAGAGACCAATTGGTGATTTGGTTATTGGTCTTCAGCAGCTTGGTGCAGATGTTTCTTGTTCTCCTACAAACTGCCCCCCTGTTCGTGTAAATGCAAATGGAGGCCTTCCAGGGGGAAAGGTGTGATTTCTGTCATCTTCTACGTTGATCTTTCCTGTTTTATAATATGTTTGATCCATCATTacttcttccttttgtttttctggcATTAGGTATGGGTTAGGGCAGTGTATTGAACAACTAAGTGATCTTATGTTTCAGTCTAACTGCTAACTTGATTACTGCTTAATTCTTGAAAAAGGCATAGTATCAAATGAGGTGGTAACCCTGGTTGGTGATAGTTGAGTGTGGTTTGTGACTGATCAGAGTAGTCTTTCTGCTatcattaagaaaatatatgttttctcATGTGTGCTCAATGTACATGCTTCTGGTTATTCATCCAAAATGAGATACTTGAACTTGAAACACCCATCACTTTGTTAATCATTCATTGAGCTTTCTTGGAAGGGCATTCATATTCTTCAGCCGCCACAGCATAATACTTTTGCATTTTGAACTTGAATTTGCTTCTGTGAATTAAATTTAGGCTTTGCTGGCAACTTCATTgttagtttcttttttagaaatatattttttaaacaaacacTCAATGCTGTTGTCATTAATGATGGAATGAATCATTCATAATTCATGTTTCCCTTGTCTTCATTTTCAGGTTAAACTCGCTGGATCGATAAGTAGTCAATACTTGACTGCTTTGCTCATGGCAGCTCCTTTAGCCCTTGGAGATGTGGAAATTGAGATAATAGACAAGTTGATTTCTGTTCCTTATGTTGAGATGACTTTAAAGTTGATGGAGCGCTATGGAGTCTTTATACAACATAGTGATAGCTGGGATCGTTTCTTCATTCGAGGAGGTCAAAAATACAAGTAGGTTTATTTAGTATTCACAGTGCATGAGCGTTTGAAATAATGTTGCACCCGAAGTAACATGCTGACAATTCAACCAGGTCTCCTGGAAATTCTTTTGTTGAGGGTGATGCTTCAAGTGCCGGTTACTTCCTAGCTGGCGCAGCAATCACTGGTGGGACCATCACTGTTGAAGGTTGTGGAACAGACAGTTTGCAGGTATTTTTCTCATGTAAATATATTGGTCTTCTACTTGCATGTAATAATTTAAGAATGTGGTGTAGATATGCTTACGACATCCATTGCTTTCCACGTGTCAAAAATATTGTTAGATTTCTTCTCAAAATTTCATTCCACTGTCCAGATCGACTCCCTAGTTCCTAATAAATTCCATGGAGGGAGAGAATATCACAAATCCATCTTAATATTACATGCATCAGACAAGTACGGTGTATTATATGAATTCATTCAGTGCTTAACACCGATCTAACTAACTCAAGTTTCTTTTTGGTTGGAAATTAAGGGAGATGTAAAATTTGCAGAGGTTCTTGAGAAAATGGGAGCTAAAGTTACCTGGACCAAGAACAGTGTTACTGTCACTGGACTGCCACGAGATTCTTCTGGTTGGAAACACTTGCGTGCTGTTGATGTAAACATGAACAAAATGCCAGATGTTGCTATGACTCTGGCTGTTGTTGCGCTTTTCACCAATGGCCCTACTGCCATAAGAGATGGTATGTTTAACCTTTTAAATGTGACAAATGGAGTACCTTTTAGCTTTTAAATAGAATGACACTGAGGGAAACTGACCTATATACTAGAAATTTATTATCTATATGATCCTAAACTTTCAAAACTATTTCATATTGATAAACAATGGATTCATGATTACTATTTGGTAGATCATGTTAGTTTGCCATTATGGAAAATGAGAGCGGGGCTTAACTTCTGATTCTGAGAAAGAGCAATAAACATTAACCAACCTTATCTTTCAAAATCCATAAATACTCATCATTTGGCCTTGGAGTTCTAAAAGTCACACTGACCCAACAATAATGAATTGATAGttagatttttgtatttttgtctgCTCATGCTAACAAGGAATTCCAGGATTCACAATTTTTCTCTGGTATGTAACTTGTCCCATTCTGTTGGTTTCTCTAATTCTCAGTGGCAAGTTGGAGAGTGAAAGAAATGGAACGGATGATTGCTATTTGGAAGGAACTCAGGAAGGTCAGTTTCAGAGGCTttctattcattttaatttctacaCAGAAGAGTACTTGATAAAACAATTTGCTAATGTTGACATCTGGGCTTTATGTTTCAGTTGGGAGCAACAGTTGAAGAAGGACCAGATTACTGTGTGATTACCCCCCCTGAGAAACTAAATGTAACAGAGATTGACACTTACGATGATCACAGGATGGCAATGGCATTCTCTCTTGCTGCTTGTGGAGAAGTCCCAGTCACCATCAAGGACCCTGGTTGCACTCGAAAAACTTTCCCAGACTACTTTGAAGTCCTTGAGAGGTACACGAAGCATTGAGTTGCCCTTAAATCATTCACCATGTATACAAGAGAGATACGAGGCTATCCATTACCATTAGCAACCATGGTAGTCTGAaatcaacccccccccccccccccacccttttttttatcatgtatcacgctgtaatattttattataattatgcaAGTTAAACAAAGCATTGAGTTGCACTTAAACCACTCACGGCTGATGTTGTTATTGTGCTGGAGAATGGTCATCTCTGAAAGGAAAAGCCaaacttagttaatttatttttgactcGAGAGAGAGTAAGTGCTAGACCTTAACTATGAACTTAAATGGTTATATTTGTTCTCCATTAATCAATCAATGAATGCTTGAAGtgattaaatcaataaatttcaatattttctacCTTTCTCCCTTTAGATATATATGGGATGGAATTTGAGTTGAGCAGGTTTGTCTAACAGAACTTAATTCCACTCTCTAAGACAAGATTTTGGAGTAAAGGTCATCCTTTACTTTTCCTAGTCTGGTCTCTTTTAAAGTGACATCCAAGTTCATATTGTAGCTTTACGCATGACAATCTCAAGTACAGTTTTAATGGTTTGATTCCGGCATGCcggaaataaaaatctaaagagaATAACTTTTTCACAATTGTGGCTTAAAAGTTACAATTCTTCGCCCCTTCTTGATCACAACATGTAAATGCTCACCGCATTGGTTGGTTTCTAGCAGCTTTATCAATAATGAGATGCTTGTATTTCTCTAATTGTCACAGCTTTTTGGGCTACCCTCTTACGCTTGACACTCATGACATTCACGTGCCTCTAGTCATCAAAGAAACTGGGAAGAAGGCATTGGTCTCCATATCTGTGAAATCTCACCTCCAAAGCTTTAGCTGGCACCGACTCGCAAGGCATGAAATAGGCATGGAACATGTTGCCCGAAGTATATAAATATAGAACTAGTTAGAGGGGCGCCCCTTCTGCgttgttattatattattatttttcatcaggTTCTCACATGGGGTCTACAGTGTGCTCCTGGTGGGTGGTGGCTATGAAAATTACTATTTCCTTTGCTTTTCCTTCCAAATATAAACTCGGATATAATTTTCTTCAACATCACTCTTCATTTTGAGCCACGTTGAGCTTTCAAAGGAAGTAAACTGGACTGCTGGCTTGTGATTCTACAATAATCCCTACATTACACCATTCCACATGATGCATAGCTAGCTGCTAGTCTAACATAACTTTCAATCTAAGACATCAATAAAGATTCATTAGAAGGGCTTTCATGCTTTTGCCTTCATTTCAAGTTTTGTGCTGCACTGTCAATGCTCACTACAATGTTGACTATCGCCACAATAACCCACTAATCTTTTGATAAAAACGTCACTGATCTGTCTTGCTTGGAAAGGATTgtgctccattttttttaatctttaatccGGTAACAATCTTGTGCAAATTTAGCTATTGATTATGGTAAGCTGGAATAAGTATCATTATTACACTAAAACGGTACCCAGACCCACCAACACATAATCACTCACACCTACTAAATTTATGATACTGCTTTATATAATGTATGAAGagagaatgaaaaagaaaaaaggtgcaCCTATTATTTGGTCTATGAGGCAGCATTTTTCTTATGATTACTTAAAATTCCCTTTGACAGTGAAAAATGTATAGTAAACTGCTAGAATTTTCATCATGATTCAAGTATAGTCATGTTTCCTATTATATGTTCTATGAAGCATGGTCAATTTTGGGTCTGGCCCTTTCCATAGTTTGAGTGAAAAAAGCTGAAAACTGGGACCAAAGTTTGCTTGAACACTCTTTTACCATAGGTACACAAGGATCATAAACACAGTCAATTACAAGAAGATTGGAGTTGATGAGATCTAAATTGATAGATTACTGCCATATGTTGTTATGTGATCAATGACAGTTCAAACCTAGTAGTTTACATACTTTGAACCTTGatgaaactcaaaattaatgagaaaaatTACTCACTCACACATTTCAATGGTATGAAGAGCAGGAACGAGGAAAGAACTCCTTCATAATTACCCTCAAAACCCCATCCACATCGTCATCCTCAAATCTCATGCTAGCCACTCCTCCTAAGAAACTGCCTCTCAAGCtgccataaataaataaagggtgGGTTTGCAAATTTTGGCTGTCCCGGATTGTAGGTTTTCCATCCAGTCAAATCCAAGTACTACATATAGAAATGATAGAATTTTAAGCAGAATCCCTCTATTCTCCATTTCTCACTTTTGAAAATTCTCATaagaacagtaaaaaaaaatctctcgcCCCCCTATTTTTAACAGCTCAAACCAAATTAACCTCAACTTCTTTGACTCTTCTTGATCTCCCATCACCTAAAATTTaaaccccccctctctctcccaTTCTCTAAATTCATGCCTCACCATTCTTTTCAATCaccattttaaacaaaaaatcaagaacctTTGCTCTTTATTCCTGTCAAAGAGAAAGTCACCAACAACAGCAGTCCATCCTTCCAAGAAACCAGAAATAAAAAACGATTCCTTATACCAAAAACAGCTAAAATAGCCAGGCCTAAGCTCccttccaccaccaccaccaccaccaatcaATCAGCCACATTCCTTCAAACCCTAACAATAACCTCTCGCAATCaagaaatcaagagaaaaagaaaacccatattttgatttttcaagaaaatgtcTCATCTTGATCACACCCCATCAACACCAGGCAAATTCAAGATGGACAAATCACCATATTACTCAAGAACAAGGTGGCATTCCTCTGTAGCCAAGCTTACTATCTGGTCTTTTCTCTTCATTGCCGTaatctttgtcttcttttatcGATCCCCGCCATCTTCATCAAACTCCGATCTATCACGCCGTTATCTTACTTCTGCTACCTGGGGCGGAGCTGCTTGGGAAAAAAGGGTCCGGACCTCCGCCCGAATCCGGTCTCGAAATGGGTTCTCTGTTTTAGTGACAGGAGCAGCTGGTTTTGTTGGAACCCATGTTTCTTCTGCCCTTAAACGCCGTGGAGATGGTGTTTTGGGACTCGATAATTTCAATGATTACTATGATCCAACTTTGAAGAGAGCAAGACAAGCACTTCTTGAAAGAAGTGGTGTTTTTATTGTGGAAGGAGATATAAATGATGTTTCTTTGTTGAAGAAATTGTTTGAAGTGGTGCCTTTTACACATGTGATGCATTTGGCAGCTCAAGCTGGGGTTAGGTATGCAATGAAAAATCCTGCTTCTTATGTGCATAGTAATATTGCCGGTTTTGTTAGTTTGTTGGAAGTTTGTAAAGATGCAAATCCACAACCAGCTATTGTTTGGGCATCATCCAGTTCTGTTTATGGGCTTAATACTAAAGTGCCTTTCTCTGAGAAAGATAGAACTGATCAACCTGCTAGTTTATATGCTGCTACTAAGAAAGCTGGTGAGGAAATTGCACACACTTATAATCATATTTACGGGCTTTCACTCACCGGGCTGCGATTTTTTACGGTTTATGGACCATGGGGGAGGCCGGATATGGCATATTTCTTTTTCACTAAGGATATTTTGAATGGGAAGACTATACCAATTTTTGAGGCTGCGAATCATGGGAATGTTGCTAGGGATTTTACCTACATTGATGATATTGTGAAGGGTTGTTTGGGTTCGTTGGATACGGCAGAGAAGAGTACCGGGAGCGGAGGGAAGAAGAAAGGGCCGGCACAATTGAGGGTTTTCAATTTGGGGAATACATCGCCTGTGCCGGTTACTGATCTTGTTAGTATTTTGGAAAGGCTTTTGAAGGTTAAGGCTAAAAGGAAAATTATGAAGTTGCCACGCAATGGGGATGTTCCATATACGCACGCGAATATTAGTTATGCTCAAAAGGAATTTGGATATAAGCCTACCACGGATCTGCAGACAGGGTTGAAGAAATTCGTGCGGTGGTACCTCAGTTACTATGGAAACAAGAAAGCTGTTGCGAGATGAGATGAATTCTTTTGGTTCGGTACTTGGAAAACATTCCTTGTTCATTATGATTCTTATAGTTGTTTTTCTTAACATTTCTGTGTTCTTTCATTGCACGATAATTGTCTTTGGTATATGTTTAATTGATGCTGTACAAGGAAGAATATCTTGTCTTCTGTTGAAGAAGAGTGTGTGGTTGGTGGATTCTGTTTTGTTGGGCACTCTGTGTGTGCTGTATCAAAACAAAGCCAGaaccatccttttcttttgtttctgatTTTTGGAATTTGTAATTGTTGTAGTTTCGGTGCTGTAGAGTTCATGACTGATAGAGCATATGCTGATTGTTGGACATGTGtcaatcaataaaatagtatacgttaatttcatttatttgttttcatactgaacaaattgaatttcatttgaCTATTGTATGGTGTGTATTCTTTTTCCACAATGGCTTGGTCTGTTATTGACATCCATGATGAATACAGCTGCAACTATTTCATTTTTGCTTGTTGAGAATGACTTGGGGAATACAAGCTGATCAACTCTTTTACCTCTTGAGACCAGCTTGTGTCTGAGTTGTGGCATTTATACTTGATTCAAAAGTTCATCAAGTCCTTCCTTTGTTTTTTGCTGTTCTG harbors:
- the LOC7488896 gene encoding UDP-glucuronate 4-epimerase 3, with product MSHLDHTPSTPGKFKMDKSPYYSRTRWHSSVAKLTIWSFLFIAVIFVFFYRSPPSSSNSDLSRRYLTSATWGGAAWEKRVRTSARIRSRNGFSVLVTGAAGFVGTHVSSALKRRGDGVLGLDNFNDYYDPTLKRARQALLERSGVFIVEGDINDVSLLKKLFEVVPFTHVMHLAAQAGVRYAMKNPASYVHSNIAGFVSLLEVCKDANPQPAIVWASSSSVYGLNTKVPFSEKDRTDQPASLYAATKKAGEEIAHTYNHIYGLSLTGLRFFTVYGPWGRPDMAYFFFTKDILNGKTIPIFEAANHGNVARDFTYIDDIVKGCLGSLDTAEKSTGSGGKKKGPAQLRVFNLGNTSPVPVTDLVSILERLLKVKAKRKIMKLPRNGDVPYTHANISYAQKEFGYKPTTDLQTGLKKFVRWYLSYYGNKKAVAR
- the LOC18105204 gene encoding transketolase, chloroplastic, with translation MASTSSLTLSQALLARAISHHATDQRRDSRLSLVSLPAFSGLKSTTSTASRATTTTNRRRRVSSRHVRAAAVETLDATTETSLVEKSVNTIRFLAIDAVEKANSGHPGLPMGCAPMGHILYDEVMRYNPKNPYWFNRDRFVLSAGHGCMLQYALLHLAGYDSVKEEDLKSFRQWGSRTPGHPENFETPGVEVTTGPLGQGVANAVGLALAEKHLAARFNKPDSEIVDHYTYAILGDGCQMEGISNEACSLAAHWGLGKLIAFYDDNHISIDGDTEIAFTEDVDKRFEGLGWHVIWVKNGNNGYDEIRAAIKEAKAVKDKPTLIKVTTTIGYGSPNKANSYSVHGSALGAKEVDATRQNLGWPFEPFHVPEDVKQHWSRHIPAGAAFEAEWNTKFAEYEKKYSEEAAEFKSIMTGELPTGWEKALPTYTPESPADATRNLSQQNLNALAKVLPGLLGGSADLASSNMTLLKMFGDFQKDTPEERNVRFGVREHGMGSICNGIALHSPGLIPYCATFFVFTDYMRGAIRISALSEAGVIYVMTHDSIGLGEDGPTHQPIEHLASFRAMPNILMLRPADGNETAGAYKVAVLNSKRPSILALSRQKLPQLPGTSIEGVEKGGYIISDNSSGNKPDVILMGTGSELEIAAKAAEELRKEGKAVRVVSFVSWELFDEQSVAYKESVLPAAVTARVSIEAGSTFGWQKLVGAKGKAIGIDRFGASAPAGKIYKEFGITAEAVIAAAKEVS
- the LOC18105206 gene encoding LOW QUALITY PROTEIN: 3-phosphoshikimate 1-carboxyvinyltransferase 2 (The sequence of the model RefSeq protein was modified relative to this genomic sequence to represent the inferred CDS: inserted 2 bases in 1 codon); this translates as MAQVSKISSGAQNTYTVPNLSKPQNPKCLSSISFRSQLIKGSSLGLKQSKKNXGDCRLKVGPLKVLASVATSDKPSIVPGIVLQPIKDISGTVTFPGSKSLSNRILLLAALSEGTTVVDNLLNSDDVHYMLGALRTLGLCLEENTELEQVIVEGCGGQFPVGKEAKIDVGLFLGNAGTAMRPFTAAVTAAGGNLSYILDGVSRMRERPIGDLVIGLQQLGADVSCSPTNCPPVRVNANGGLPGGKVKLAGSISSQYLTALLMAAPLALGDVEIEIIDKLISVPYVEMTLKLMERYGVFIQHSDSWDRFFIRGGQKYKSPGNSFVEGDASSAGYFLAGAAITGGTITVEGCGTDSLQGDVKFAEVLEKMGAKVTWTKNSVTVTGLPRDSSGWKHLRAVDVNMNKMPDVAMTLAVVALFTNGPTAIRDVASWRVKEMERMIAIWKELRKLGATVEEGPDYCVITPPEKLNVTEIDTYDDHRMAMAFSLAACGEVPVTIKDPGCTRKTFPDYFEVLERYTKH